One Prosthecochloris marina DNA window includes the following coding sequences:
- a CDS encoding NfeD family protein: protein MVVWHNKVESSITLNGIIMEAWYYWIILGVILWIVEIFSYPFFIIGIFGTSSLVAGLVAFAGFGFKAQLIAFSVGSLVVAYGVRPLFNGFRARRVEKTNVDALLDRVCVVVEEIDADKGSGRVKIGGETWKAVAVNGQVVPVGEQVVVKDVQGCTLFVEVKS, encoded by the coding sequence ATGGTGGTGTGGCATAACAAGGTTGAATCATCTATTACTCTGAATGGCATTATTATGGAGGCTTGGTATTACTGGATCATACTGGGGGTGATTTTATGGATTGTTGAGATATTCAGTTACCCCTTTTTCATCATTGGGATTTTCGGTACGTCCTCGCTGGTTGCCGGTTTGGTTGCTTTTGCGGGTTTTGGCTTCAAAGCGCAACTGATTGCGTTCAGTGTCGGCAGTTTGGTTGTGGCTTACGGAGTAAGGCCACTCTTTAACGGCTTCAGGGCTCGCAGGGTGGAGAAAACGAATGTTGACGCATTACTTGATCGTGTCTGTGTGGTTGTCGAAGAGATCGACGCGGATAAAGGGTCGGGGAGGGTGAAGATCGGCGGAGAAACGTGGAAGGCGGTGGCCGTAAATGGCCAGGTTGTTCCTGTGGGGGAACAAGTTGTTGTAAAAGATGTACAAGGTTGCACGCTTTTTGTAGAAGTCAAATCATAA
- a CDS encoding deoxyribodipyrimidine photo-lyase, whose protein sequence is MIHPERIRCLNSEQSLNGPIIYWMSRDQRIRHNWALLFAEQLSQESNQPLIVLFNLLPSYPQATLRHYDFMLKNLMQVEKKLETLNIPFFVIAGNPESELPSFVAEHKAGAVVADFSPLKISLAWKKKVLEQLSIPFYEVDAHNIVPCWTASRKLEFSARTIRPKINGRLETFLTGFPELQRQQSDNKTLSYPVNWQKLYETLHVNRVVEPVSWIDPGEDAGQKVLQDFIGHRLNSYAEKRNDPNAHAVSNLSPYLHFGQISAQYVALEIQKSRARQESKDAFLEELVIRRELADNYCYNNEHYDSLSGIHPWAKETLNQHRIDIRDYLYTLDDFEQASTHDPLWNAAQTELRKKGKMHGYLRMYWAKKILEWTPDPDTAFDTAIYLNDTYSLDGRDPNGFTGVAWSIGGVHDRPWFEHPVFGKIRYMNYNGCVRKFNVVQYINSQGIFST, encoded by the coding sequence ATGATCCATCCAGAACGAATCCGCTGCCTAAATTCCGAGCAGAGCCTCAATGGCCCTATTATCTACTGGATGTCGAGGGATCAACGTATACGCCATAACTGGGCACTTCTGTTTGCCGAACAGTTGTCACAGGAAAGCAACCAACCGTTAATCGTACTGTTCAACCTCTTACCCTCTTATCCACAAGCGACGTTACGGCATTACGACTTCATGTTGAAGAACTTGATGCAGGTGGAAAAAAAGCTTGAAACCCTCAACATCCCATTCTTTGTTATAGCCGGCAACCCTGAATCAGAGCTTCCGTCTTTTGTCGCAGAGCACAAAGCCGGTGCAGTTGTCGCTGATTTTTCTCCTTTGAAAATCTCCCTTGCATGGAAAAAAAAGGTTCTTGAACAACTTTCCATACCTTTTTATGAAGTCGATGCCCATAACATCGTTCCCTGCTGGACAGCTTCGCGCAAACTCGAATTTTCAGCCCGAACCATCCGCCCGAAAATCAATGGACGGCTCGAAACCTTTTTAACCGGCTTTCCTGAGCTCCAACGTCAGCAATCCGACAACAAAACGCTCTCTTATCCTGTCAACTGGCAAAAACTTTACGAAACACTCCATGTAAACAGGGTTGTGGAACCCGTTTCATGGATCGATCCCGGCGAAGATGCCGGGCAAAAAGTTCTTCAAGACTTTATCGGCCACCGACTGAACAGCTACGCGGAAAAAAGAAACGATCCAAATGCACACGCTGTCTCAAACCTGTCCCCCTACCTGCATTTTGGACAGATAAGCGCACAGTATGTAGCACTTGAGATACAAAAAAGCCGAGCACGACAGGAAAGCAAAGACGCTTTCCTGGAAGAACTCGTCATCAGACGTGAACTTGCCGATAACTACTGCTATAACAACGAACATTACGACTCACTCTCCGGCATACATCCCTGGGCAAAAGAAACCTTGAACCAACACCGTATCGATATAAGGGATTACCTCTATACTCTCGATGATTTCGAACAAGCCTCGACACATGACCCGCTCTGGAATGCAGCCCAGACAGAACTCCGAAAAAAAGGAAAAATGCACGGTTATCTGCGGATGTACTGGGCAAAAAAAATCCTGGAATGGACACCCGATCCCGACACAGCGTTCGATACGGCAATTTACCTGAACGATACATACTCACTCGACGGAAGAGATCCAAACGGCTTTACCGGCGTAGCGTGGTCCATCGGGGGAGTTCATGACCGGCCGTGGTTCGAACATCCAGTTTTTGGCAAAATAAGGTATATGAACTATAATGGATGCGTGCGTAAGTTTAATGTTGTTCAATACATAAACTCACAGGGCATTTTCAGCACCTGA
- a CDS encoding putative LPS assembly protein LptD: protein MLLSSRFTLKLVVLSGLLLSVVACMPVFSQVKSETKVSGSKEDRDKSGLDTTIVYTARDSLVYDITEQTMELWGQASVRYEDMKLDAPKILVDYDTSVFDAFAAKDSLGKVTELPVFTDKEGAFEAESMKYNYATRRGRTVNVSSEIEEGYYTGANVKRLETGELYIRDGIYTTCPKEDPDFWFYGKDMKIIPNDKVVARPLVLYIRPKPFSWRLPAVPLVPLPFMFLPIKSERTSGFLIPKFGDDDRGVYFSNLGYFWAFNDYMDLRAEGDLAFNGSWRLGQRFRYKKRYLFDGYFQGEYERYILSHPDDPDYVDYGNWNFELVHHHRFDPTAKLDLNLYYQGGRRYYDVNSINPESIINEQANSYASFSKTFDEGKRSIAVGYQRSQDLRDDDLIQSVSASYFQQRVYPFRKDGTAQDDWRSRFSLTPSASANAEYATLDDLNFSDYDIDAGLRMAYKQDFGKGFSADFSQRVNLEARVDNNPVDEDRWGTKLELPFSINSTLFKYFNVNGSFNYYNYYVNSYVEKYYDDSLEEVVTKTIDDPSSFSVYSLDLDAQTRLYGTWYTPMLEDLIGVKALRHTIIPNLTFSYSPDFSGEGYDYYGTYIDSLNQPVRYNKYQDAIYSNIFEERSAVGISIQNLLQAKVKGKVTPEGKVTDDKILQLLSLSVSTSYNFAADSLRLAPLTFLATSNALAPNFLLRAGATHDIYSFDRVTGERIDKLNVNDRGGLLRFVQGFVNMSLSMKGKIGNSDMAKRRGAGGQAADGSDEDEEQMTAEKAIYKERYDRDFYRYVDNRLPWQLRLSLYLNSNRYDPLEPANTTVLLNTSAKVSLNKTWHLSLNTGYDIQEHELIYPQINLYGDFDCWDMNFQWVPTGEYSSYFFQIGIKAPHLQDIRFRQSGRLSEAS from the coding sequence GTGTTGCTTTCAAGTAGGTTCACACTGAAGCTTGTTGTACTCTCAGGATTGTTATTGTCAGTTGTTGCATGCATGCCGGTCTTCTCACAGGTCAAGTCCGAGACAAAAGTTTCCGGCAGTAAAGAGGATCGTGACAAGAGTGGGCTTGATACCACGATCGTCTATACTGCCCGTGATTCACTTGTCTACGACATCACAGAGCAGACGATGGAGCTGTGGGGGCAGGCTTCGGTACGGTACGAGGATATGAAACTGGACGCCCCGAAGATTCTCGTAGATTACGATACTTCGGTTTTTGATGCGTTTGCGGCGAAAGATTCACTGGGGAAGGTAACGGAACTTCCCGTCTTCACCGACAAAGAGGGCGCGTTTGAGGCTGAAAGTATGAAGTACAACTATGCTACGAGAAGAGGTAGAACGGTCAATGTGTCCTCCGAAATCGAAGAGGGATATTATACCGGAGCCAATGTCAAGCGGTTGGAAACCGGAGAGTTGTATATCCGGGACGGTATCTATACAACCTGTCCGAAAGAAGATCCGGATTTCTGGTTTTACGGCAAGGACATGAAGATCATTCCCAATGACAAGGTCGTGGCCAGGCCTCTGGTTTTGTATATACGGCCCAAACCTTTTTCCTGGCGCCTGCCTGCAGTTCCTCTCGTACCCCTGCCTTTCATGTTTCTTCCGATAAAAAGTGAGCGCACGTCGGGTTTTCTTATCCCGAAATTCGGCGACGATGACCGGGGGGTTTATTTTTCAAACCTGGGCTATTTCTGGGCTTTCAATGATTATATGGATCTGCGGGCTGAAGGTGACTTGGCTTTCAACGGCAGTTGGCGGCTTGGTCAGCGTTTTCGTTACAAGAAGAGGTATCTTTTTGACGGCTATTTTCAGGGGGAATATGAACGTTATATTCTCTCGCACCCTGACGATCCCGATTATGTCGATTACGGTAACTGGAATTTCGAACTGGTGCACCACCATCGGTTCGATCCTACCGCAAAGCTTGATCTTAATCTGTATTACCAGGGAGGACGCCGCTACTATGATGTCAATTCGATCAATCCTGAATCGATTATCAACGAACAAGCCAATTCCTACGCTTCGTTTTCAAAAACGTTCGATGAAGGAAAACGCAGTATTGCTGTAGGTTATCAACGTTCGCAAGACCTCAGGGATGATGATCTCATTCAATCGGTAAGCGCCTCGTATTTCCAGCAGCGCGTTTATCCTTTCAGAAAGGATGGGACGGCTCAGGATGACTGGCGATCCCGTTTTTCTCTTACTCCCAGTGCATCGGCAAATGCCGAGTATGCCACGTTGGATGACTTGAATTTCAGTGATTATGATATCGATGCCGGTTTACGGATGGCATACAAGCAGGATTTCGGCAAAGGTTTTTCAGCCGATTTTTCGCAAAGGGTAAACCTGGAAGCGAGAGTGGACAACAATCCGGTCGATGAGGACAGGTGGGGAACCAAGCTTGAATTACCATTCAGCATCAACTCGACCCTGTTCAAATACTTCAATGTCAACGGCAGTTTTAACTACTATAACTATTACGTTAACAGTTATGTTGAGAAGTACTATGACGATAGCCTGGAGGAGGTTGTCACGAAAACGATAGATGACCCGTCTTCCTTTTCCGTGTATTCTCTCGACCTTGATGCACAGACAAGACTTTACGGAACGTGGTATACTCCCATGCTCGAGGATCTGATCGGAGTCAAAGCTTTGCGCCACACCATAATTCCAAACTTGACATTTTCCTACAGTCCTGATTTTTCAGGTGAAGGTTATGATTATTACGGTACGTATATCGATTCGTTAAACCAGCCGGTACGCTATAACAAATATCAGGATGCAATCTATAGCAATATTTTTGAAGAAAGAAGTGCTGTAGGTATATCGATACAAAACCTTTTGCAGGCAAAAGTTAAAGGGAAAGTCACTCCAGAAGGCAAGGTTACGGATGACAAGATTCTTCAACTGCTTTCACTGTCTGTTTCAACGAGTTATAATTTTGCGGCGGATTCTTTGAGGCTTGCGCCGTTGACGTTTTTAGCAACGAGTAATGCCTTGGCTCCGAATTTTCTGTTGCGGGCAGGTGCTACTCATGATATTTACAGCTTTGATCGGGTTACCGGGGAACGTATTGACAAGTTGAATGTGAACGACCGGGGTGGATTGTTACGTTTTGTCCAGGGATTTGTGAACATGAGTCTCAGTATGAAAGGCAAAATTGGCAATAGCGATATGGCTAAAAGGCGGGGAGCCGGAGGTCAGGCAGCAGATGGGTCGGATGAGGACGAAGAGCAGATGACCGCCGAGAAAGCGATATACAAGGAGCGTTACGATCGTGATTTCTACAGATACGTCGATAACCGGCTGCCATGGCAATTGAGGTTGTCACTCTACCTTAATTCAAATAGGTACGATCCCCTCGAGCCTGCAAATACGACTGTTTTGTTGAACACTTCTGCAAAAGTGTCTTTGAACAAAACCTGGCATCTCAGTTTGAATACCGGTTATGACATTCAGGAGCATGAGCTTATTTATCCACAGATAAATCTTTACGGTGATTTCGATTGTTGGGATATGAATTTTCAATGGGTTCCGACCGGAGAGTACAGTAGTTATTTTTTCCAGATCGGTATAAAGGCTCCTCATTTGCAGGATATCAGGTTCCGCCAAAGCGGGAGACTTTCGGAAGCCTCATAA
- a CDS encoding response regulator: MRNPLNSIINAIESLQSIIPDKPGKQEKDKYQQYKLSRSGLISLHNVIEESSEIVIKANKIIDSILAGMQGKSLSTNSFKRITAKSCIHSTINSFSYNTLEEHKLVKDLSKKDFNFFGDKDLLVYVLFNLIKNALHYKKKPGFTIEISTETSSNGNTIKVRDTGPGIPASKKEKIFDEFYTSGKKNGIGLGLSFCKRVLTSFGGQITCNSKENEWTEFILHFPLYHSKEAEYLKKEVLHNKNILIVDNNSNNRRITDKYFSEWHCNTRQVQNGTQALSMLLQQHFDLILINLELPTVSGDEVAKQIRRKKHNPQFPATNYKEIPIIGFSNHSESKRKQRLLGSEMNELIPKPPRRKHIHLLFEKYFFSETEPLIHNPDIFLDNADILIVDDNHTSRKFISFVLERMGARVMQAENGEEALEHLEKNDYELIFMDMEMPVLNGINTTRIIREGKRFKRFGKYREIPIIALTGNTDDANITLAKQSGMNDHLGKPFGKEDLARVLSTWLQPQ, encoded by the coding sequence ATGAGAAATCCTCTGAATTCTATCATCAATGCTATAGAATCATTGCAGTCAATTATTCCGGATAAGCCTGGCAAACAAGAAAAAGACAAATATCAACAGTATAAACTCAGCAGATCTGGACTTATCAGCTTGCATAACGTTATCGAGGAAAGCTCAGAAATTGTTATAAAAGCAAACAAAATCATTGACTCGATCCTTGCTGGTATGCAAGGAAAATCCTTAAGCACCAATAGCTTCAAACGCATTACAGCGAAAAGCTGCATACACTCCACAATCAACAGTTTCAGTTACAACACACTTGAAGAGCATAAGCTCGTGAAAGACCTATCAAAAAAGGATTTCAATTTTTTTGGTGACAAAGATCTACTTGTATACGTTCTTTTCAACCTCATTAAAAACGCCCTACACTATAAGAAAAAACCGGGGTTTACTATTGAGATATCAACTGAAACCAGCTCAAATGGCAACACCATCAAGGTACGAGATACAGGTCCCGGTATTCCCGCATCGAAAAAAGAAAAAATATTCGACGAGTTCTATACCTCGGGGAAAAAAAATGGTATCGGCCTCGGGCTCTCTTTTTGTAAACGTGTCCTCACGTCATTCGGAGGCCAAATAACGTGTAACTCAAAGGAAAACGAGTGGACCGAATTCATTCTTCATTTTCCCCTGTATCACTCCAAAGAGGCTGAATACCTGAAAAAAGAGGTGCTTCATAACAAAAATATTCTGATTGTAGACAACAATTCGAATAACCGCCGTATAACCGACAAATATTTCAGCGAATGGCATTGCAATACCAGACAAGTACAAAACGGCACGCAGGCGCTCTCCATGCTTTTACAGCAGCATTTTGACCTGATACTCATTAACCTCGAACTCCCCACTGTGTCCGGAGATGAAGTGGCCAAACAAATACGCCGGAAAAAACATAACCCTCAGTTTCCAGCCACGAATTATAAGGAAATCCCGATCATCGGGTTCTCAAATCACTCCGAATCCAAAAGGAAACAGAGGCTTCTTGGCTCAGAAATGAACGAGCTTATCCCGAAGCCACCCCGGAGAAAACACATTCACTTACTTTTCGAAAAGTATTTTTTTTCAGAAACAGAGCCGCTCATCCACAACCCGGATATCTTTCTTGACAATGCAGACATACTCATTGTTGACGATAACCATACCAGCCGAAAATTCATAAGCTTTGTCCTCGAGCGTATGGGAGCTCGTGTCATGCAAGCCGAAAATGGAGAAGAAGCGCTCGAGCATCTGGAAAAAAACGACTATGAGCTTATTTTCATGGATATGGAAATGCCTGTATTGAACGGCATCAATACCACAAGAATAATCAGGGAAGGCAAGCGTTTCAAGAGATTTGGCAAATACAGGGAAATCCCGATTATTGCACTGACCGGTAACACCGATGATGCGAACATTACCCTTGCAAAACAAAGCGGCATGAACGACCACCTCGGTAAACCTTTTGGAAAAGAAGATCTTGCCAGAGTTCTCTCAACATGGCTACAGCCACAATAG
- a CDS encoding rhodanese-like domain-containing protein, with amino-acid sequence MVQVKEVSPKNAYAMMKKGALLVDVRTPHEIARKSFDIPDIMEIPLSGFEQRVKEIPAKRKIIIACRRGNRSLFAARLLINHGHRRVFNLEHGIIRWEKEGLPVKSRPKQSLLKKLQQMFSKRA; translated from the coding sequence ATGGTCCAGGTTAAAGAGGTCAGTCCTAAAAACGCCTATGCAATGATGAAAAAAGGGGCGTTACTTGTCGATGTTCGTACACCGCATGAAATTGCCAGAAAATCATTCGATATTCCCGATATCATGGAGATTCCTCTCAGCGGATTTGAACAAAGGGTTAAGGAAATACCGGCAAAACGAAAGATTATAATCGCTTGCAGAAGGGGCAACCGGAGTTTGTTTGCTGCACGCCTTCTTATCAACCATGGACATCGCAGGGTTTTCAATCTGGAACACGGGATCATTCGATGGGAAAAAGAAGGGCTACCAGTTAAAAGCAGACCGAAACAAAGTCTTTTGAAAAAGCTGCAGCAAATGTTCAGTAAACGAGCCTAA
- the cqsA gene encoding alpha-hydroxyketone-type quorum-sensing autoinducer synthase → MFRDEEYRKCPERKPNDSVGQLPDFIERKLKACEEEAFKPRKSGKPLVIGNRIPGSDSIVLQSNDYLHISKHPDIVRAQVSILENSIQELVMSSVFLREGSDKSIFEKSMADFMGFESSILCQSGWAANVGLLQVIASEDIPVYIDFFTHMSLWEGVRTAGAIPYSFRHNDVEHMERLIKEHGPGIVLVDSLYSTTGDIALLEDIVDVAERYGCVIVIDESHSLGTHGEKGTGLVSELGLTKKVHFITASLAKAFAGRAGIIVCSEHFARFYPYLAFPYIFSSALLPYEIAGLQASLKIIANADERRSRLHENAKFVRESLDSLGYNIASQSQIIAIESGLESEAEVFRDSLEARNVFGSVFFPPATPKNRTLVRFSLHSELKKEELQYLLRVCEEIRDEVNMWGWKSTKRKGR, encoded by the coding sequence ATGTTCCGGGATGAAGAATACAGGAAATGTCCTGAACGGAAGCCGAACGATTCGGTAGGGCAATTACCTGATTTTATCGAGAGAAAGCTTAAGGCGTGTGAGGAGGAAGCCTTTAAACCTAGAAAAAGCGGTAAACCGCTTGTTATAGGGAACAGAATTCCTGGGTCTGATTCTATTGTTCTCCAAAGCAATGATTACCTTCATATTTCTAAGCACCCCGATATTGTACGTGCTCAAGTTTCAATACTGGAAAACTCGATACAGGAACTAGTTATGTCATCGGTTTTTCTGCGTGAAGGCAGTGATAAATCGATTTTTGAAAAGTCAATGGCAGATTTCATGGGCTTTGAAAGTTCTATTCTCTGTCAATCTGGATGGGCTGCGAATGTTGGTCTTTTGCAGGTTATTGCAAGTGAGGATATCCCTGTATATATAGATTTTTTTACTCATATGTCATTATGGGAAGGTGTGAGAACAGCTGGTGCGATTCCTTATTCATTCAGGCATAACGATGTTGAGCATATGGAACGCTTGATAAAGGAGCATGGCCCAGGTATCGTGCTTGTGGATTCGCTGTACAGTACTACGGGGGATATTGCTCTCCTTGAAGATATTGTCGATGTTGCCGAGCGATACGGTTGTGTAATTGTCATCGATGAGTCGCATTCGCTTGGGACCCATGGCGAAAAAGGGACAGGTCTTGTAAGCGAACTGGGATTAACCAAAAAAGTACACTTTATTACGGCTAGTCTTGCCAAAGCATTTGCGGGTAGGGCTGGTATAATTGTTTGTTCAGAGCATTTTGCTCGTTTCTATCCCTATCTTGCGTTTCCTTATATTTTTAGTTCTGCTTTATTGCCTTATGAAATAGCTGGTTTACAGGCAAGTCTCAAAATTATTGCGAATGCTGATGAAAGAAGATCACGCTTACACGAGAATGCAAAATTCGTGCGCGAAAGTCTTGACTCTCTTGGGTATAATATTGCTAGTCAGTCTCAAATTATTGCAATAGAAAGTGGTTTAGAGAGTGAAGCTGAGGTTTTCCGTGATTCGTTGGAAGCGCGGAATGTTTTTGGGTCCGTATTTTTTCCTCCAGCCACCCCGAAAAATCGTACGTTAGTCCGTTTTTCGCTTCACAGTGAGTTGAAAAAAGAAGAGCTTCAATATCTCCTCAGAGTTTGCGAAGAAATCAGGGATGAGGTGAATATGTGGGGTTGGAAATCTACTAAAAGAAAGGGGCGGTAA
- the trpB gene encoding tryptophan synthase subunit beta has translation MTKSAYTAPDNTGHYGGFGGKFIPETLLKNASDLEQEYAKAKKDPAFWDEYTKLLRNYVGRPTPLYHAENLSRKIGGAQIYLKREDLCHTGAHKINNALGQALLAKRMAKKRIIAETGAGQHGVATATVCALFNLNCVVYMGAEDIKRQAPNVARMKLLGAEVRPVESGTKTLKDATSEAIRDWINNPEETFYIIGSVVGMHPYPMMVRDFQAVIGRETKQQIIEEAGRLPDVITACVGGGSNAIGMFYEFLDQSKAIEMVGVEAAGEGLKGLNAASLTKGKKGVLHGAMMKILQDDYGQVTEAHSISAGLDYPGVGPEHCYLQELGLVDYTSATDTEALDALKQLATTEGIICALESAHAIHYATVRAKEMSKDSILVVNLSGRGDKDMDTIMKSIELD, from the coding sequence ATGACAAAGTCAGCATATACAGCTCCCGACAATACGGGACATTACGGCGGTTTTGGAGGAAAATTCATTCCGGAAACCCTTCTTAAAAACGCTTCCGACCTCGAACAGGAATACGCCAAGGCAAAAAAGGATCCGGCATTCTGGGATGAGTATACCAAACTTCTTCGAAACTATGTTGGGCGGCCTACCCCGCTTTACCATGCAGAAAATCTGAGCCGGAAAATCGGAGGCGCACAGATCTACCTGAAAAGAGAAGACCTCTGCCATACCGGAGCACATAAAATCAACAACGCACTTGGCCAGGCACTTCTGGCCAAACGCATGGCAAAAAAACGGATCATCGCCGAGACCGGAGCCGGACAGCATGGCGTCGCGACAGCAACGGTCTGCGCCTTGTTCAATCTGAACTGTGTCGTGTATATGGGCGCCGAAGATATAAAACGGCAGGCACCGAATGTTGCGCGAATGAAACTGCTCGGTGCAGAGGTTCGTCCAGTAGAGAGCGGCACGAAAACGCTCAAAGACGCTACAAGCGAAGCCATACGTGACTGGATCAACAATCCGGAAGAAACATTTTATATCATCGGATCGGTCGTAGGCATGCATCCTTACCCGATGATGGTCCGTGATTTCCAGGCAGTTATCGGCCGGGAAACAAAGCAGCAGATAATTGAAGAGGCCGGCCGCCTGCCGGACGTCATTACAGCCTGTGTGGGAGGAGGCAGTAACGCGATCGGGATGTTCTACGAATTCCTCGATCAAAGCAAAGCCATCGAGATGGTTGGGGTAGAAGCTGCAGGTGAGGGTCTGAAAGGTCTCAATGCCGCATCTCTAACCAAAGGGAAAAAGGGTGTTCTCCACGGCGCAATGATGAAAATTCTGCAAGATGATTACGGGCAGGTCACCGAAGCCCATTCAATATCGGCAGGACTCGATTACCCCGGAGTAGGACCGGAACATTGTTATCTGCAGGAACTGGGACTGGTCGATTACACTTCGGCAACCGACACGGAAGCACTTGACGCGCTCAAACAGCTTGCAACGACAGAAGGCATAATATGCGCTCTCGAATCGGCACATGCAATACACTACGCAACAGTCAGGGCCAAAGAAATGTCCAAAGACAGCATCTTGGTCGTCAACCTTTCCGGAAGAGGCGACAAGGACATGGATACAATCATGAAAAGCATTGAACTTGACTGA
- a CDS encoding type 1 glutamine amidotransferase — protein MPRPVLIIQHVTHEGPGLLSDLLEKYSIPSLIVDLSRGEPYPDPRHYSAVITLGGPQSANDLNEVMRNELSTIEIILQENIPYLGICLGMQTLVKAAKGEVTTCSTKETGFFGPDGIPFTVDLTLQGIEDSLFNDLGKRLRVFQLHGETVALHNGISLLATGKFCKNQVVRVSNRAYGIQSHFELTPQLLLSWLSIDNDLRIMDHAQLIETFHDIHVDYKHTGTTILKNFLHVAEII, from the coding sequence ATGCCCCGACCAGTCCTTATCATCCAGCATGTAACTCACGAAGGCCCAGGCCTGCTTTCGGACCTGCTTGAAAAGTACTCCATCCCATCTCTCATCGTTGATCTTTCCAGAGGTGAACCGTATCCTGACCCCCGGCATTACTCGGCCGTGATAACCCTCGGTGGTCCACAAAGTGCAAATGACCTGAACGAGGTCATGCGCAATGAACTGAGCACCATTGAAATCATTCTCCAGGAAAACATCCCCTACCTCGGTATATGCCTTGGGATGCAAACACTCGTAAAAGCCGCAAAAGGCGAGGTAACAACGTGCTCCACTAAAGAGACGGGCTTTTTTGGGCCCGATGGAATCCCATTCACAGTTGACCTTACATTGCAAGGCATCGAGGACTCTCTTTTCAATGATCTTGGCAAGAGACTTCGCGTTTTCCAGTTACACGGTGAAACGGTAGCCCTCCACAATGGGATATCACTCCTTGCAACCGGTAAATTCTGCAAGAACCAGGTCGTTAGGGTATCGAACCGCGCCTATGGCATTCAATCACATTTCGAATTGACACCACAACTCCTGCTTTCATGGTTATCGATCGATAACGATCTGCGAATCATGGATCACGCACAACTGATCGAAACCTTTCACGATATCCACGTAGATTATAAACACACAGGCACTACAATTTTGAAAAACTTTTTGCATGTTGCGGAGATTATCTGA
- a CDS encoding SPFH domain-containing protein, whose amino-acid sequence MLSVLFLFLVVLAIVFLVKGFKIVKQSETMVIERLGSYHRTLSPGINIIWPIIDKPRTIEWRYVKSDLSGDIVIRRDSITRIDLRETLYDFPKQSVITRDNVAIEINALLYFQITDPKRAVYEIANLPDAVEKLTQTTLRNIIGELDLDNTLTSRDTINGKLKAILDEATDKWGVKVNRVELQDINPPAGVKDAMEKQMRAERDRRASILEAEGMKQAKILEAEGIRQSEINKAEGLREAVALEAAGEAEARIKVAKAEAEAVSIVTSAIKESDGNPTAYLVALKYIDAMKEMVSGKDNKVVYMPYEASSLLGSVGSIKDMFQKN is encoded by the coding sequence ATGTTATCTGTGTTGTTTCTTTTTTTGGTCGTTCTTGCCATCGTTTTTTTGGTAAAGGGATTCAAGATTGTCAAGCAGTCCGAAACGATGGTCATCGAAAGGCTGGGTTCCTATCATAGAACGCTTTCTCCTGGTATCAACATTATATGGCCGATAATTGACAAACCGAGAACCATTGAATGGAGATATGTGAAGTCGGATCTTTCTGGAGACATCGTCATCAGGAGGGATAGTATCACCCGAATCGATTTGAGGGAGACGTTGTATGATTTTCCAAAACAAAGCGTTATAACACGCGATAACGTGGCAATCGAGATCAACGCCCTGTTGTATTTCCAAATCACCGATCCAAAAAGGGCGGTCTATGAAATCGCCAATCTTCCGGATGCCGTAGAGAAATTGACCCAAACAACGCTGCGAAATATTATCGGTGAACTCGATCTCGACAATACCCTGACCTCACGAGATACGATAAACGGAAAGCTGAAAGCGATACTTGACGAAGCTACTGATAAATGGGGGGTGAAGGTGAATCGTGTTGAGCTCCAGGATATCAATCCTCCTGCCGGTGTCAAGGATGCGATGGAAAAGCAAATGAGGGCGGAACGTGACCGCAGGGCCTCCATTCTTGAAGCGGAAGGTATGAAGCAGGCCAAGATTCTCGAAGCGGAAGGTATCAGGCAGTCCGAGATCAACAAGGCTGAAGGACTCAGAGAGGCTGTGGCGCTCGAAGCTGCCGGTGAAGCTGAAGCGAGAATCAAAGTTGCGAAGGCCGAAGCCGAAGCGGTGTCGATCGTTACCAGTGCGATAAAAGAGTCGGATGGAAATCCTACCGCTTACCTTGTTGCTCTCAAGTATATCGATGCGATGAAGGAGATGGTAAGCGGTAAAGACAACAAGGTTGTCTATATGCCTTATGAGGCATCGTCTTTACTCGGGTCTGTCGGAAGTATAAAAGATATGTTCCAGAAGAATTAA